Proteins encoded in a region of the Elizabethkingia bruuniana genome:
- a CDS encoding RtcB family protein yields MKITGNELISLGFRPGKWFAEALEYINENNLNEEQMTAYLEQFRLPEPIPLYEEPKDFIINIRAEHESEQDNVEKVIQTMKVLMKTPTLVGGAIMPDACPTGPEGLIPVGGVVVAKNAIHPGFHSADICCSVMLTDFGKADPKEVLDTAHSVTHFGFGGRARGEQMPMSAELIEAFRGNAFLNDERLISLARDHMGTQGDGNHFLFVGISKNTGNTMLVTHHGSRAPGAVLYDKGMYVANRFRQDISPETLKENAWIPFDTEEGQAYWEALQLIRQWTKENHTSIHDAVLAKMNTEKENRYWNEHNFVFRDGDLFFHAKGATPLDDKFMPDITGPRLIPLNMAEPVLIVQGTTNDRNLGFAPHGAGRNFSRSQHKRTLAHKTNEEVFAEETKGLDVRFFSNEIDISELPSAYKNAQNVRAQIEEYGLCEVLDEVMPYGCIMAGDIMKNAPWKKKKKLKNS; encoded by the coding sequence ATGAAAATTACAGGAAACGAATTAATCAGCTTAGGATTCAGACCAGGAAAATGGTTTGCAGAAGCATTAGAATATATCAACGAAAATAATCTGAATGAAGAACAGATGACAGCTTATCTGGAGCAGTTCAGACTACCGGAGCCAATTCCTTTATATGAAGAACCAAAAGACTTCATCATTAACATCAGAGCTGAACACGAAAGTGAACAGGATAATGTGGAAAAAGTAATCCAAACCATGAAGGTATTGATGAAAACGCCAACATTAGTTGGTGGCGCCATAATGCCCGATGCCTGTCCTACCGGACCGGAAGGTCTGATTCCTGTAGGCGGTGTGGTGGTAGCCAAAAATGCTATTCATCCGGGATTTCATAGTGCAGATATCTGCTGTTCTGTAATGTTGACTGACTTCGGAAAAGCTGATCCTAAAGAAGTACTGGATACAGCACATTCCGTAACGCATTTCGGGTTCGGCGGAAGAGCAAGAGGTGAGCAAATGCCAATGTCAGCAGAATTAATAGAAGCTTTCAGAGGAAATGCATTTCTGAATGATGAAAGATTAATAAGCTTAGCCCGCGACCATATGGGAACTCAGGGTGATGGTAATCACTTCCTTTTCGTAGGTATTTCCAAAAATACCGGAAATACAATGCTGGTAACACATCATGGATCACGAGCTCCGGGTGCAGTATTGTATGATAAAGGAATGTACGTAGCTAATCGTTTCAGACAGGATATTTCTCCCGAAACTCTGAAAGAAAATGCGTGGATCCCTTTCGATACAGAAGAAGGACAGGCCTACTGGGAAGCTTTACAACTGATAAGACAATGGACAAAAGAAAATCATACTTCTATTCACGATGCTGTATTGGCAAAAATGAATACAGAAAAGGAAAACAGATATTGGAACGAACATAATTTCGTATTCAGAGACGGAGATTTATTCTTCCACGCTAAAGGAGCAACTCCGCTGGACGACAAATTTATGCCGGATATTACAGGTCCCAGACTCATCCCTCTGAATATGGCGGAGCCTGTACTGATTGTTCAGGGAACAACCAACGACAGAAATTTAGGATTTGCTCCTCACGGCGCAGGAAGAAACTTCAGCAGAAGCCAGCATAAAAGAACGCTGGCACATAAAACCAATGAAGAAGTTTTCGCTGAGGAAACAAAAGGGCTGGATGTACGATTCTTTAGCAACGAAATCGATATCTCTGAGCTTCCGAGTGCTTATAAAAATGCACAGAATGTAAGAGCTCAGATTGAAGAATACGGCCTTTGCGAAGTACTGGATGAAGTAATGCCTTATGGTTGTATTATGGCCGGGGACATTATGAAAAATGCCCCATGGAAAAAAAAGAAGAAATTGAAGAACTCGTGA
- a CDS encoding DNA polymerase beta superfamily protein: protein MTIEELKANKLILFEVVSGSRAFGLVTENSDTDIRGVYYLPKDSFLGLDYIPQVSNETNDITYYEIGRFMELLQKNNPNILEILASPDDCILYKHPLMDLLAPKDFLSKQCKDTFAGYAISQIKKAKGLNKKILNPIEKERKSVLDFCYILRDHLSVPLKKWLTEQKKTQEKCGLVNIDNTRGMFALFYDETGTMGYKGIIQNEGANQVSVSSIPKEAKCIAYIFYNLDAYSVYCKDYREYWKWVSERNEDRYNVNQKHGQNYDSKNMMHTIRLLQSCEQVFRTGSLRVRVDNRGELLDIKSGNQAYETVIQKAEDLIRTIEHYYTISTLPDYPDIQRTQSLLVEIRKNLYN, encoded by the coding sequence ATGACTATAGAAGAACTAAAAGCAAATAAACTTATCTTATTTGAAGTAGTCTCCGGAAGCCGTGCCTTCGGACTGGTTACAGAAAATTCGGATACCGATATACGGGGTGTTTACTATCTGCCAAAAGATTCCTTTCTAGGTCTCGATTATATTCCGCAGGTATCTAACGAAACCAATGACATTACCTATTATGAAATAGGCAGGTTTATGGAGCTTTTGCAAAAAAACAATCCAAATATTCTGGAAATTCTGGCCAGTCCGGATGATTGCATTTTGTATAAACATCCGTTGATGGATTTACTAGCCCCAAAAGATTTTCTATCCAAGCAATGTAAAGATACTTTTGCCGGCTATGCCATATCCCAGATTAAAAAGGCTAAAGGACTGAATAAGAAAATACTGAATCCTATAGAAAAAGAGAGAAAATCCGTTCTCGACTTTTGCTATATTCTTCGGGATCACCTTTCTGTTCCTTTAAAAAAATGGCTAACGGAACAGAAAAAAACACAGGAAAAATGCGGTCTGGTTAATATAGACAATACCCGTGGAATGTTTGCGCTTTTCTATGATGAAACCGGTACAATGGGATATAAAGGAATTATACAAAATGAAGGGGCCAATCAGGTTTCGGTATCATCTATACCTAAAGAAGCTAAATGTATCGCTTATATTTTCTATAATCTGGATGCTTATTCTGTTTATTGCAAAGATTACCGCGAATACTGGAAATGGGTTTCCGAACGCAATGAAGACCGTTATAATGTAAACCAGAAACACGGTCAAAATTATGACAGTAAAAATATGATGCATACAATCCGATTGCTGCAATCCTGCGAACAAGTCTTCAGAACAGGTTCTTTACGGGTACGTGTGGATAACCGCGGTGAATTATTGGATATTAAATCCGGTAACCAAGCATACGAAACAGTAATACAAAAAGCAGAAGATTTGATACGGACTATTGAACATTATTATACTATCTCTACCCTTCCGGATTATCCGGACATACAAAGAACACAATCTTTATTGGTAGAAATACGAAAGAACCTTTACAACTAA
- a CDS encoding ABC transporter ATP-binding protein codes for MNTLSVNHLSLTYKNGFQAIKDISLEIGNGMFGLLGPNGAGKSSLMKTIVGLQKPTSGSIVFNGVNVSEDPDYIKQNLGFLPQDFGVYPKVSAYDLLEHIALLKGISNRTERKEQILNLLEKVNLSDFRKKEVHTFSGGMRQRFGVAQALLGNPKIIIVDEPTAGLDPEERNRFNSLLNDISKDVIVILSTHLVEDVRNLCSEMAIMNKGQLLRKGNPNELIAELENKIWFRSIDKSELENYRNMYHIISQQLIERELYITTYSPEQPKDFLSVNPLLEHVYFQTLTQKP; via the coding sequence ATGAACACACTATCTGTTAACCACCTCAGCCTGACTTATAAAAATGGTTTTCAGGCAATTAAAGACATTTCATTGGAAATAGGAAATGGTATGTTTGGGCTTTTGGGACCCAACGGTGCCGGAAAATCCTCGTTGATGAAAACCATTGTAGGCTTACAAAAACCAACTTCCGGGAGTATTGTTTTCAACGGAGTCAATGTATCTGAAGATCCGGATTACATCAAACAAAACCTCGGTTTCCTGCCTCAGGATTTTGGTGTTTATCCTAAAGTATCGGCTTATGATCTTTTGGAGCACATAGCCTTGTTGAAAGGCATCAGCAATCGTACGGAACGCAAAGAACAAATTCTGAATCTGTTGGAAAAAGTTAATCTTTCTGATTTCAGAAAAAAAGAAGTGCATACCTTCTCCGGCGGTATGCGGCAGAGATTTGGCGTAGCGCAAGCTTTGTTAGGAAATCCAAAAATTATTATTGTAGATGAACCCACAGCCGGGCTTGATCCTGAGGAACGTAATCGCTTCAACTCTTTACTGAATGACATTAGTAAAGATGTTATTGTAATTCTTTCTACACATTTGGTAGAAGATGTCCGCAATCTATGCTCCGAAATGGCAATTATGAATAAAGGACAGCTTCTGAGAAAAGGAAACCCTAACGAACTGATCGCTGAACTTGAAAATAAAATATGGTTCAGGTCCATTGATAAATCTGAGCTGGAAAATTACCGGAATATGTATCATATTATCAGCCAGCAACTGATTGAAAGGGAATTGTACATTACTACTTATTCCCCGGAGCAGCCTAAGGATTTTCTTTCAGTAAATCCTTTACTGGAACACGTTTACTTCCAAACACTTACTCAAAAACCTTAG
- a CDS encoding DUF2975 domain-containing protein — MNQNKIISKILYYICCILSAGYLVTAVYSILCLITGFAITPYKQNLYLHINYPFTETPFLNIENNYPYIMFSFMTVLIGYGIFFWLSAKVFRVFIQPKLFTKENISELRRFYIYNIFFPLPVAILASFFVEVESIVWGLVFIHFMLGIFCLFLANIFSQGLHLQNEQDLFI, encoded by the coding sequence ATGAACCAGAACAAAATTATTTCGAAAATACTCTACTATATATGCTGCATCTTGTCTGCAGGCTATCTGGTAACAGCTGTATATTCAATACTCTGTCTTATAACCGGTTTCGCCATTACTCCTTATAAGCAGAATCTTTATCTGCATATAAATTATCCATTTACAGAAACTCCTTTTCTTAATATTGAGAACAATTACCCTTACATTATGTTTTCTTTTATGACTGTCCTTATCGGTTATGGTATATTCTTCTGGCTATCGGCAAAGGTTTTCAGAGTATTTATTCAACCAAAGCTTTTTACGAAAGAGAATATCTCGGAGCTTCGAAGATTTTACATTTATAATATCTTCTTTCCACTGCCTGTAGCTATATTAGCCAGCTTCTTTGTAGAGGTAGAAAGTATCGTTTGGGGATTAGTATTTATCCACTTTATGTTAGGAATATTCTGTCTGTTCCTAGCGAATATCTTTTCGCAAGGGTTACATTTGCAAAACGAACAAGACTTATTTATATAA
- a CDS encoding TROVE domain-containing protein: MSKLNSKKTGFASGIIAGKQTNTAGKYSHYELLRRVTLANLLFESDYYQPADEIMAQIENLCYKVTGQQVIDLALECRFEQKLRHTPLWLLILANDIHNVNVKDAIARIANRPDMTIDLLQMLKARNGSYKMSKSVKKGLSKAFDQYDEYQIAKYRKSNMEVSLVDVMNLVHPKPTPENEKALKALVEDTLKPANTWEVALSQGADKKETFERMLTEKSLGSLAILRNLRSMTEAGLSRKIIRKAIAQVKSNWLTPLNFLAAQRNAPEYTAYINDAMENCFSQEKIAGTTILAIDVSGSMGQVTSSNSKFSRMDLAFAMAAVGSYIFEDLILVFTAGSDSSRKGKHMIWDSAKGLGIFKYYKKIYSELGGGGIFTYQLCEWLKEKGYAKDADRLVVISDSQDIDAQYGSKRKPDTAPYKTSYIIDISTHTHGIKTENWTAEINGWSDRVFHYIKALESN, encoded by the coding sequence ATGTCAAAGTTAAATTCAAAAAAAACAGGATTTGCTTCCGGTATTATAGCCGGAAAACAAACAAATACAGCAGGGAAATATTCCCATTATGAATTGTTGAGAAGAGTAACACTTGCCAACCTTCTTTTTGAATCTGACTATTACCAGCCGGCGGATGAAATTATGGCGCAGATAGAAAATTTGTGTTATAAAGTAACAGGGCAACAGGTTATTGACCTGGCACTGGAATGCCGTTTTGAACAGAAACTGAGACATACACCGCTATGGCTGTTAATTCTTGCAAATGACATTCATAATGTAAATGTAAAAGATGCTATTGCCAGAATAGCCAACAGACCTGATATGACTATAGATCTGCTTCAGATGCTGAAAGCCAGAAACGGATCTTATAAAATGTCTAAATCTGTAAAAAAAGGTCTCTCAAAAGCTTTTGACCAATACGATGAATACCAGATTGCTAAATACCGAAAAAGCAATATGGAAGTATCTTTGGTAGATGTGATGAACCTTGTACATCCAAAGCCAACTCCGGAAAACGAAAAGGCATTAAAAGCTTTGGTAGAAGATACATTGAAACCTGCCAATACATGGGAAGTAGCTTTGTCCCAAGGTGCCGATAAAAAAGAAACCTTCGAGAGAATGCTGACTGAAAAAAGTTTGGGTTCACTGGCTATATTAAGAAATCTTAGAAGTATGACTGAGGCAGGACTTTCCAGAAAAATAATCCGGAAGGCTATTGCTCAGGTAAAAAGTAACTGGCTGACACCTTTAAATTTTCTGGCTGCACAAAGAAATGCGCCGGAATATACAGCTTACATCAACGATGCTATGGAAAATTGTTTCTCTCAGGAGAAAATAGCGGGGACTACCATTTTAGCTATCGATGTATCCGGAAGTATGGGACAGGTAACCTCATCCAATTCCAAATTTTCCAGAATGGATTTAGCTTTTGCTATGGCAGCAGTCGGTTCTTATATCTTTGAAGATCTTATTTTAGTATTTACAGCTGGCAGCGATTCTTCCCGAAAAGGAAAACATATGATATGGGATAGTGCTAAAGGCCTGGGGATATTCAAATATTATAAAAAAATATATTCTGAATTAGGTGGTGGTGGTATTTTCACTTATCAGCTATGTGAATGGCTGAAGGAAAAAGGTTATGCCAAAGATGCAGACCGACTGGTTGTGATATCAGATAGCCAGGATATCGATGCACAATACGGATCTAAAAGAAAACCAGATACTGCACCATATAAGACTTCTTATATTATTGATATCTCTACCCATACCCACGGAATAAAAACCGAAAACTGGACAGCAGAAATCAACGGATGGAGCGATCGTGTTTTCCATTATATTAAGGCTTTGGAAAGTAACTAA
- a CDS encoding helix-turn-helix domain-containing protein, translated as MPIVVNLDVMLAKRKMQSKELAEKLGITPVNLSILKTGKAKGVRFDTLEAICKILECHPGDILEYRED; from the coding sequence ATGCCAATTGTAGTAAACTTAGATGTGATGCTTGCCAAGCGTAAAATGCAGAGTAAAGAATTGGCAGAGAAACTGGGAATTACCCCTGTAAATCTATCTATTCTGAAAACAGGCAAGGCCAAAGGCGTTCGTTTCGACACGCTGGAAGCTATCTGTAAGATTCTGGAGTGCCATCCTGGTGATATTCTGGAATACAGAGAAGACTAA
- a CDS encoding HopJ type III effector protein, whose protein sequence is MILEQLDKSPETIAFNDVIAYIDGNYDFTPTEFKNGNTVNEAGQNNGSCKVFSFAKANNLSKEDTLNLFGAFYREDVLKNPEGTDHQNIRNFIEFGWDGIAFEGEALKKK, encoded by the coding sequence ATGATATTAGAACAATTAGATAAGTCTCCTGAAACTATAGCGTTTAACGATGTTATTGCTTACATCGATGGCAATTATGATTTTACCCCAACTGAATTCAAAAATGGTAATACAGTAAATGAAGCAGGTCAGAATAATGGCTCTTGTAAGGTATTTAGCTTTGCGAAAGCGAATAATCTGTCTAAAGAAGATACATTAAATCTTTTCGGTGCATTCTACAGAGAAGATGTATTGAAAAATCCGGAGGGTACAGACCACCAGAACATCAGAAACTTTATAGAGTTTGGATGGGACGGTATTGCTTTTGAAGGGGAAGCGCTGAAGAAGAAATAA
- a CDS encoding DNA polymerase beta superfamily protein, which translates to MKTKIIEKLRETEAKYNIEILLAIESGSRAWDFASPGSDYDIRFIYRHSKDWYLTPWDKDETITFMTEDDLDGSGWDLRKTFHLLLKSNAALLSWFYSPIVYIENKSFTKLFEPLADQCFSPIAVSFHYLSMSKKYLESCRNDEVKLKSYFYCLRTALSGKWITEKKTVPPVLFSDLLVLADSAIKTKIEDLIALKATKDESYFHPNDWELFEFMERQISKNEEKAKNLSGSKADKAQMEKVFREIIS; encoded by the coding sequence ATGAAAACTAAAATAATAGAAAAGTTAAGGGAAACCGAAGCAAAATATAATATAGAAATATTACTTGCTATAGAATCCGGAAGCAGAGCCTGGGACTTTGCATCTCCTGGCAGTGATTATGATATACGTTTTATCTACAGGCATTCCAAAGACTGGTATCTGACACCGTGGGATAAGGATGAAACAATAACGTTTATGACAGAAGATGATTTGGATGGTTCCGGTTGGGATTTGCGTAAAACCTTTCATCTGCTACTCAAATCTAATGCAGCATTGCTCAGTTGGTTTTATTCACCAATTGTGTATATAGAAAACAAAAGCTTTACAAAACTGTTCGAACCACTGGCTGATCAATGTTTCTCTCCAATAGCTGTTTCTTTTCATTATCTGAGTATGAGTAAAAAATACCTGGAGTCCTGCAGGAATGATGAAGTAAAACTGAAAAGTTATTTCTATTGTCTGAGAACTGCATTATCCGGAAAATGGATAACAGAGAAGAAAACTGTTCCGCCGGTATTGTTCAGTGATCTGTTAGTTTTAGCAGATTCCGCAATAAAAACCAAAATAGAAGACCTGATTGCATTAAAAGCAACGAAAGATGAGAGCTATTTTCATCCAAATGACTGGGAGCTTTTCGAATTTATGGAACGCCAGATTTCAAAAAACGAAGAGAAAGCTAAAAACTTGTCTGGTAGTAAGGCCGACAAAGCACAAATGGAGAAGGTTTTTAGAGAAATAATATCATAA
- a CDS encoding TfoX/Sxy family protein, translating into MAYNIELANKVRERLAKVPDIEIEEKKMFSGLSFLVNGKMCINISGDNLMCRYHPDIEDEVAEKTGFLPMIMRGKQLKGYCYVEPEGFRKADDFNYWINICLDYNSVAKASKKK; encoded by the coding sequence ATGGCTTATAACATCGAATTGGCAAATAAGGTTAGGGAGCGGTTAGCTAAAGTTCCTGATATAGAAATTGAAGAAAAGAAAATGTTTAGCGGATTGTCTTTTTTGGTTAATGGTAAAATGTGCATTAATATAAGTGGTGATAACCTGATGTGCCGTTATCATCCGGATATTGAAGATGAGGTTGCGGAAAAGACTGGCTTTCTCCCTATGATAATGAGAGGTAAGCAGCTTAAAGGTTATTGCTATGTTGAACCTGAAGGCTTTCGCAAAGCAGACGATTTTAATTATTGGATTAATATATGTCTGGATTATAACAGTGTTGCAAAAGCATCTAAAAAGAAATAG
- a CDS encoding acyl-CoA dehydrogenase family protein, which produces MSNIFANIRQAITLFKSVDFEKLSKISQRVDIPKLMDNFSKLDDKQLKGLMKMMDQDKPKKELPPIDGDFYDIYHTLTPEQREVQLKVRAFMEKEVKPLVNNYWLHDEFPFELIPKFKELNICGVTYEGYGCPGMPFLMEGVIAMEMARIDASIATFFGVQSGLAMGSIYICGSEEQKQKWLPQMQKFDKIGAFGLTEPEVGSGAAGGLTATCKKTAEGWVLNGEKKWIGNATFADLIIIWARDLDDGEVKGFIVEKDNPGFSVEKIKGKMALRIVQNGHITLKDCLVTEENRLQNANSFKDTAKVLRMTRAGVAWMATGCARGAYESALDYTRKRKQFGKPIASFQMIQGHLVEMLSNLTAMQTLVFRLSEMQDEGILKDEHASLAKVFCTMRTRDVVSRAREVMGGNGILLEYDVARFVADAEAIYSYEGTKEINSLIVGRSITGFSAFV; this is translated from the coding sequence ATGTCAAATATTTTCGCCAATATCCGGCAGGCTATAACATTGTTTAAATCTGTTGATTTTGAAAAGCTGAGTAAGATCTCACAAAGAGTAGATATTCCGAAACTTATGGATAACTTCTCGAAGCTGGATGATAAGCAGTTAAAGGGACTGATGAAGATGATGGATCAGGACAAACCTAAAAAAGAGCTTCCACCTATAGACGGGGATTTTTATGATATCTACCATACATTGACACCAGAGCAAAGAGAAGTCCAGTTGAAAGTACGGGCTTTTATGGAAAAAGAAGTAAAGCCTCTGGTAAATAATTACTGGCTGCACGACGAATTTCCTTTTGAACTGATTCCAAAATTTAAAGAACTGAATATATGCGGTGTCACCTATGAAGGATATGGCTGTCCGGGAATGCCATTCCTGATGGAAGGCGTTATTGCTATGGAAATGGCAAGGATAGATGCTTCTATAGCAACTTTCTTTGGTGTACAATCGGGTCTGGCAATGGGTTCCATATACATATGCGGCTCTGAGGAGCAAAAGCAGAAATGGCTTCCGCAAATGCAAAAGTTTGATAAAATCGGTGCTTTCGGGCTTACGGAACCGGAAGTAGGTTCCGGAGCTGCAGGCGGATTAACGGCTACCTGCAAAAAAACAGCGGAAGGCTGGGTGCTGAATGGTGAGAAAAAATGGATTGGTAATGCCACATTTGCTGACCTGATTATTATCTGGGCAAGGGATCTGGACGATGGTGAGGTAAAAGGCTTTATTGTGGAAAAAGACAACCCGGGCTTTTCTGTGGAAAAGATTAAAGGTAAAATGGCACTCAGAATAGTGCAAAATGGGCATATTACATTAAAAGACTGTCTGGTAACAGAAGAAAACCGTTTACAAAATGCCAATTCATTTAAAGATACAGCAAAAGTATTGCGAATGACAAGGGCCGGGGTAGCCTGGATGGCAACAGGCTGTGCAAGGGGAGCTTATGAAAGTGCGCTGGATTATACCAGGAAACGTAAGCAGTTCGGAAAACCTATAGCTTCTTTCCAGATGATTCAGGGACATCTTGTAGAAATGCTGTCGAACCTTACTGCAATGCAGACACTGGTATTCAGACTGTCTGAAATGCAGGATGAAGGAATATTAAAAGATGAACATGCGTCTCTGGCAAAAGTATTCTGTACGATGAGAACCCGTGATGTTGTTTCGCGTGCCCGTGAAGTAATGGGGGGAAATGGTATTCTGTTGGAATATGATGTTGCCCGCTTTGTTGCAGATGCCGAAGCGATTTATTCTTATGAAGGAACAAAGGAAATTAACTCACTTATTGTCGGCAGGTCGATTACGGGCTTTAGTGCGTTTGTATAA